A genomic window from Promicromonospora sukumoe includes:
- a CDS encoding glycosyltransferase family 4 protein, with the protein MKIVVDCRYLRVGRHDGISRYTAGIVTALARLHPVEVLVNDERQLDHLPAGLPWHLVSAPTSWREPFVARQVRRTGADVVFSPMQTMGTWGRDYRVVLTLHDLIYYRHPTPPRDLPAPVRLLWRAFHLAWWPQRVLLNRADAVVTVSETTRDLIARHRLTRRPVTVVPNAPDPVPDLPRGARTRSLVYMGSFMPYKNVELPVRAMAQLPGWELHLMSPVRAEHRARLQALAGEGTLVFHDGASDETYRDVLRRATALVSGSRDEGFGLPLVEAMALGTPLVVSDIPVFREVGGAAGAYVDPDDVDGYVAAVRALDDPGTWAERSAAARLRSAGYDWDTSAKTLLALLLG; encoded by the coding sequence ATGAAGATCGTCGTCGACTGCCGCTACCTGCGGGTCGGCCGGCACGACGGCATCAGCCGGTACACGGCGGGGATCGTCACCGCGCTGGCCCGGCTGCACCCCGTCGAGGTGCTGGTGAACGACGAGCGCCAGCTCGACCACCTGCCGGCCGGGCTGCCGTGGCACCTCGTGAGCGCGCCGACGAGCTGGCGCGAGCCGTTCGTGGCGCGGCAGGTGCGCCGTACGGGGGCCGACGTCGTGTTCAGCCCGATGCAGACCATGGGCACCTGGGGGCGGGACTACCGGGTGGTCCTGACCCTGCACGACCTCATCTACTACCGGCACCCCACGCCGCCGCGGGACCTGCCGGCGCCCGTGCGCCTGCTGTGGCGGGCCTTCCACCTCGCGTGGTGGCCGCAGCGCGTGCTGCTGAACCGGGCCGACGCCGTCGTCACCGTCTCGGAGACCACGCGCGACCTGATCGCCCGGCACCGGCTGACCCGGCGCCCGGTGACCGTGGTGCCGAACGCGCCGGACCCCGTGCCGGACCTGCCCCGCGGCGCGCGGACCCGGTCGCTCGTCTACATGGGCTCGTTCATGCCCTACAAGAACGTCGAGCTGCCGGTCCGGGCCATGGCGCAGCTCCCGGGCTGGGAGCTGCACCTCATGAGCCCGGTCAGGGCCGAGCACCGCGCCCGGCTCCAGGCGCTCGCCGGCGAGGGCACGCTCGTGTTCCACGACGGCGCGTCGGACGAGACCTACCGCGACGTGCTGCGCCGCGCGACGGCCCTCGTCTCCGGCTCCCGCGACGAGGGCTTCGGGCTGCCGCTCGTGGAGGCGATGGCGCTCGGCACGCCCCTGGTGGTCAGCGACATCCCGGTGTTCCGCGAGGTCGGCGGGGCGGCGGGGGCGTACGTCGACCCGGACGACGTGGACGGCTACGTCGCGGCGGTCCGCGCGCTCGACGACCCAGGCACCTGGGCGGAACGGTCGGCCGCCGCACGGCTGCGCTCCGCCGGGTACGACTGGGACACCTCGGCCAAGACGCTGCTGGCGCTCCTGCTAGGGTGA
- a CDS encoding stage II sporulation protein M: MDIDAFTAVHAAEWDRLKELASRRRLDGAESDELVRLYQSVATHLSTVRSAAPDPALVTRLSDVLNRARTRIAGTHEPAWREVVRFAVVSLPAAFYRIRWWSHAVTAACLLVGIVAGAYVASDEQALNALMPPSAQEEYVNNAFASYYDPGIEFAGVVWTNNARIAALAVAGGITGFFTLNVLWQNAVQIGATGGMMAAHDELDLFLTLIAPHGLLELTCIFVAGAAGLRLFWTLIDPGHRKRSVAMAAEGRALITTVIGLAVALAVSGLVEGFVTGSEMYWWLKIVIGAIVLAAFWAYVYVLGGRATRAGATGDLAEHEAGATVVTAG, encoded by the coding sequence GTGGACATCGACGCCTTCACCGCCGTGCACGCCGCAGAGTGGGACCGCCTCAAGGAGCTCGCCTCGCGGCGCCGTCTGGACGGCGCCGAGTCCGACGAGCTGGTCCGCCTGTACCAGTCGGTGGCCACGCACCTGTCCACGGTCCGGTCCGCGGCGCCCGATCCCGCGCTGGTGACCCGCCTGTCCGACGTGCTGAACCGGGCGCGCACCCGCATCGCCGGCACGCACGAGCCCGCGTGGCGCGAGGTGGTGCGGTTCGCCGTGGTGTCGCTCCCCGCCGCGTTCTACCGCATCCGGTGGTGGTCGCACGCGGTGACGGCGGCCTGCCTGCTGGTCGGCATCGTGGCGGGCGCCTACGTCGCCTCCGACGAGCAGGCGCTGAACGCCCTGATGCCGCCGTCGGCCCAGGAGGAGTACGTCAACAACGCCTTCGCCTCCTACTACGACCCGGGCATCGAGTTCGCCGGCGTGGTGTGGACCAACAACGCGCGGATCGCGGCGCTCGCCGTGGCCGGCGGGATCACCGGGTTCTTCACCCTGAACGTGCTCTGGCAGAACGCGGTCCAGATCGGCGCCACCGGCGGCATGATGGCCGCCCACGACGAGCTCGACCTGTTCCTCACGCTCATCGCTCCCCACGGCCTGCTGGAGCTGACCTGCATCTTCGTCGCCGGCGCGGCGGGCCTGCGGCTGTTCTGGACGCTCATCGACCCGGGCCACCGCAAGCGGTCCGTCGCGATGGCGGCCGAGGGCCGCGCCCTGATCACCACGGTCATCGGCCTCGCGGTGGCCCTCGCGGTCTCCGGCCTCGTGGAGGGCTTCGTGACCGGCTCCGAGATGTACTGGTGGCTCAAGATCGTGATCGGCGCGATCGTGCTCGCCGCGTTCTGGGCCTACGTCTACGTGCTGGGCGGACGCGCGACCCGGGCCGGCGCGACGGGCGACCTCGCCGAGCACGAGGCCGGGGCTACGGTGGTGACAGCCGGGTGA
- a CDS encoding RDD family protein, translating into MQDGIVIGEGVVLDARPASFITRAMGAMLDFIVIGVVVTAILVASAVWFLETATLSEDVAVIVIAVASAAVVVGVPVTVETLSRGRSVGKLACGIRVVRDDGGPVRFRHALVRALIGVFELWMTFGGIAAIASLSNAKGKRLGDLAAGTYAVRVRGGKPLSAPIVMPQSLAAWARTADMRRLPDGLALAARQMLGRAARLAPESRARLADDLAGRIEPYVAPGPPPGTHPEAFLHAVLAERRERELGAGQRERRRAEEQAELLHRLPFAVADPPR; encoded by the coding sequence GTGCAGGACGGCATCGTCATCGGCGAGGGCGTGGTGCTCGACGCCCGCCCGGCATCGTTCATCACCCGCGCCATGGGCGCGATGCTCGACTTCATCGTGATCGGCGTGGTCGTCACCGCGATCCTGGTCGCGAGCGCGGTGTGGTTCCTGGAGACCGCCACCCTGAGCGAGGACGTCGCGGTGATCGTCATCGCCGTGGCGAGCGCCGCCGTCGTGGTGGGCGTCCCGGTCACGGTCGAGACGCTGTCGCGCGGCCGCTCGGTGGGCAAGCTCGCCTGCGGCATCCGCGTGGTGCGCGACGACGGCGGGCCGGTCCGGTTCCGGCACGCGCTCGTGCGTGCGCTGATCGGCGTGTTCGAGCTGTGGATGACGTTCGGCGGCATCGCCGCCATCGCCTCGCTGTCGAACGCGAAGGGCAAGCGCCTCGGCGACCTCGCTGCGGGCACGTACGCGGTGCGGGTGCGGGGCGGCAAGCCGCTGTCCGCCCCGATCGTGATGCCGCAGTCGCTCGCCGCGTGGGCGCGCACGGCGGACATGCGCCGGCTCCCGGACGGGCTGGCGCTGGCCGCGCGGCAGATGCTGGGCCGGGCCGCGCGGCTGGCGCCCGAGTCCCGGGCGCGGCTCGCCGACGACCTCGCGGGCCGCATCGAGCCGTACGTGGCTCCCGGCCCGCCGCCGGGCACGCACCCCGAGGCGTTCCTGCACGCGGTGCTCGCCGAGCGCCGCGAGCGCGAGCTCGGCGCCGGGCAGCGGGAGCGCAGGCGCGCGGAGGAGCAGGCGGAGCTGCTGCACCGGCTCCCGTTCGCGGTGGCCGACCCGCCGCGCTGA
- a CDS encoding DUF4129 domain-containing protein, with amino-acid sequence MRADLPVVPDRDTAREWLTSELQRPEYAERESLLSRLVNWVLDWLNGIQWPGTGMSGAQLGLLIAGVAAIVLLIAWLVAGPVQLGRARKGSAEVLDTDDARTAAQMRTAADAAAASGDWRTAAAERFRAVVRSLEERVIIEPRPGRTAQEAAGDAGERLPAQAAGLRSGADLFDGVEYGDRVATAADDAALRELDAAVAAARPVATGSGTGTGATGSGSSSGAAAAAAAASADENADKPGVSA; translated from the coding sequence ATGAGGGCCGATCTACCCGTCGTCCCGGACCGGGACACGGCACGCGAGTGGCTCACGAGCGAGCTGCAGCGTCCCGAGTACGCCGAGCGGGAGTCGCTGCTGTCGCGCCTGGTCAACTGGGTCCTGGACTGGCTCAACGGCATCCAGTGGCCGGGCACGGGCATGTCGGGGGCGCAGCTCGGGCTGCTGATCGCCGGCGTCGCCGCGATCGTCCTGCTCATCGCCTGGCTCGTCGCCGGGCCGGTGCAGCTCGGCCGCGCCCGGAAGGGCTCCGCCGAGGTGCTCGACACCGACGACGCGCGCACGGCCGCGCAGATGCGCACGGCGGCCGACGCCGCGGCGGCGTCGGGCGACTGGCGGACGGCGGCCGCGGAACGCTTCCGCGCCGTCGTCCGGTCCCTGGAGGAACGAGTGATCATCGAGCCGCGACCCGGCCGCACGGCGCAGGAGGCCGCGGGCGACGCGGGCGAGCGCCTGCCCGCGCAGGCCGCCGGCCTGCGCTCCGGCGCCGACCTGTTCGACGGCGTCGAGTACGGCGACCGCGTCGCCACGGCGGCGGACGACGCCGCGCTGCGCGAGCTCGACGCCGCGGTCGCCGCGGCGCGGCCCGTCGCGACCGGCTCCGGTACTGGAACCGGCGCGACCGGCTCCGGCAGCTCTTCTGGTGCGGCGGCCGCCGCCGCCGCCGCCAGCGCGGACGAGAACGCCGACAAGCCGGGGGTGTCCGCATGA
- a CDS encoding acyltransferase family protein, with protein MTRPDESLSAPLPEASPEATGAPRRKVTGRLVAMDGLRFGAAAAVLLYHFTATSTVTSYWGADPERAFPLLNEVTRYGWLGVELFFMISGFVILLSADGRGIAGFIASRVGRLFPAYWACIVLTVGLQQFWSGGRQTSMTETLVNLTMVQDLFDVTGVQVVFWTLLVELKFYLLVLAVLALGPLTRNRVLTFATLWPLAGWAAQEFGAHWLAEWLVPVYAPYFAVGMLLFLAYRDGFDLVTGTLLVGGLVLCAMRVLEAAGRASDLQGVTVNPVIAVMIMLASVAAVWATTLRGRTAPPRRVAAALGTVGALTYPVYLVHTQFGYAVIDVLAHETTRTVALFAAGALSLVLALVIHYGVERPTSARLRRAVQAGLLRCSAALRSRGLMRAWDDVRT; from the coding sequence ATGACCCGTCCTGACGAGAGCCTGAGCGCACCCCTTCCCGAGGCGAGCCCTGAGGCCACGGGCGCCCCACGCCGCAAGGTGACCGGCCGGCTCGTGGCCATGGACGGCCTGCGCTTCGGCGCCGCGGCGGCCGTGCTGCTCTACCACTTCACGGCGACCTCGACGGTGACCAGCTACTGGGGCGCCGACCCCGAACGGGCGTTCCCGCTGCTCAACGAGGTCACGCGGTACGGCTGGCTGGGCGTCGAGCTGTTCTTCATGATCTCCGGGTTCGTCATCCTGCTCAGCGCCGACGGCCGGGGGATCGCGGGCTTCATCGCCTCCCGGGTGGGCCGCCTCTTCCCCGCCTACTGGGCGTGCATCGTGCTGACGGTGGGCCTGCAGCAGTTCTGGTCGGGCGGGCGGCAGACCAGCATGACCGAGACCCTGGTCAACCTCACGATGGTGCAGGACCTCTTCGACGTCACCGGCGTCCAGGTCGTGTTCTGGACCCTGCTGGTCGAGCTCAAGTTCTACCTGCTGGTGCTCGCGGTGCTGGCGCTGGGCCCGCTCACGCGCAACCGCGTGCTGACCTTCGCCACGCTCTGGCCCCTCGCCGGCTGGGCCGCGCAGGAGTTCGGCGCCCACTGGCTCGCCGAGTGGCTCGTGCCCGTCTACGCCCCGTACTTCGCCGTCGGCATGCTGCTCTTCCTCGCCTACCGCGACGGCTTCGACCTGGTCACCGGCACGCTGCTCGTGGGCGGCCTGGTCCTGTGCGCCATGCGGGTGCTGGAGGCCGCCGGCCGTGCGTCCGACCTGCAGGGGGTCACGGTCAACCCGGTCATCGCCGTGATGATCATGCTGGCCAGCGTCGCGGCCGTCTGGGCGACGACGCTCCGCGGGCGCACCGCGCCACCCCGCCGCGTGGCGGCCGCGCTCGGCACCGTCGGCGCGCTCACCTATCCCGTGTACCTGGTGCACACGCAGTTCGGGTACGCCGTCATCGACGTGCTCGCCCACGAGACCACCCGCACCGTCGCCCTCTTCGCGGCCGGCGCGCTGAGCCTGGTCCTGGCGCTGGTGATCCACTACGGCGTCGAGCGCCCGACGTCGGCCCGGCTGCGCCGGGCGGTGCAGGCCGGCCTGCTGCGCTGCTCGGCGGCGCTGCGCTCGCGCGGGCTGATGCGCGCCTGGGACGACGTCCGGACCTGA
- a CDS encoding DMT family transporter: protein MQATAVALAVLGAALFAGAAVLQHREVADLYGQPLARERVLSLRRLSRIVRRPGWLAGFGLAAAGTIVHAVALALAPLRLVQPIGVLAVPVAVLLSSLLLRRAPGRSVLLGVALTMAGVAVFVAASVSAGSGTAPPPGSTLPTILVVGGVVVALGAGGLPIGGWLRCVACATAGAAAFGLLSALMRVIFQELAHGTRWTDPQVLGTGAAALLALVLGGWLVQQAYPAGPPEVVVACLTVVDPIVAVLLGAVLLGEGAGTPVGTWFLLGGAALAASAGVLVLARLHPDAVAARAARTDPSRLPGPSRGTAQ, encoded by the coding sequence ATGCAAGCCACAGCGGTCGCCCTCGCCGTGCTCGGCGCCGCCCTGTTCGCCGGGGCAGCAGTCCTGCAGCACCGCGAGGTGGCCGACCTCTACGGGCAGCCCCTGGCCCGCGAGCGTGTCCTGTCCCTGCGCCGGCTCAGCCGGATCGTGCGCCGGCCCGGCTGGCTGGCCGGGTTCGGGCTCGCGGCGGCCGGCACGATCGTGCACGCCGTCGCGCTCGCCCTCGCACCGCTGCGCCTGGTCCAGCCGATCGGCGTGCTCGCCGTCCCCGTGGCGGTGCTGCTCTCCTCGCTCCTCCTCCGGCGGGCGCCCGGCCGGAGCGTGCTCCTGGGCGTCGCCCTGACCATGGCGGGGGTGGCCGTCTTCGTCGCCGCGTCGGTGAGCGCCGGCTCGGGCACCGCGCCGCCGCCCGGATCCACCCTGCCGACGATCCTCGTCGTGGGCGGCGTCGTCGTCGCCCTCGGGGCCGGCGGCCTGCCGATCGGCGGCTGGCTGCGCTGCGTCGCCTGCGCGACGGCGGGAGCCGCCGCGTTCGGCCTGCTCTCCGCGCTGATGCGCGTGATCTTCCAGGAGCTCGCCCACGGCACCCGCTGGACCGACCCCCAGGTGCTGGGCACGGGGGCGGCCGCCCTCCTCGCCCTGGTGCTGGGCGGCTGGCTCGTGCAGCAGGCCTACCCGGCCGGCCCGCCCGAGGTCGTGGTCGCGTGCCTCACCGTCGTCGACCCGATCGTGGCCGTGCTGCTCGGCGCCGTGCTCCTCGGTGAAGGCGCCGGCACGCCCGTCGGCACCTGGTTCCTCCTCGGGGGCGCGGCGCTCGCCGCGTCCGCCGGGGTGCTCGTCCTTGCTCGGCTCCACCCCGACGCCGTCGCGGCCCGCGCGGCGCGTACCGACCCTTCGAGACTTCCCGGACCATCGAGAGGTACAGCACAGTGA
- a CDS encoding alpha/beta fold hydrolase — translation MNTETHPRDRAASPLEGPRGAARAAASEEPYAGLVAATPARDADLLIRGTRAHVRVYGDPAAPGRLVFLHGLRGDHHGLEPIVAHLVKECPDLQVWVPDLPGFGASAPLADGVHDVAGYAAWTAELLSAVAPEGDAVLAGHSFGSIVASATVAAPAGPAEPTAEGRRAPLVRGLVLVNPIATAALDGPRRAMSAVTVGVHRLAAALPERVGTGLLRHPLFTRVASVAMVTSDDRTLRRWIHAEHDRYFSGFADRRTLLEAFHASVGTDVSAYAGRIGVPTLLVASENDDVAPLPSQRVLEGLLADARLAVVPRIGHLAHYEAPDVVARETAAFLAGLQATGERDEQ, via the coding sequence ATGAACACCGAAACCCATCCGCGCGACCGGGCCGCGTCACCGCTCGAGGGGCCGCGCGGGGCCGCGCGGGCAGCGGCCTCCGAGGAACCGTACGCGGGACTCGTCGCGGCCACACCCGCACGCGACGCCGACCTCCTGATTCGTGGCACGCGCGCCCACGTGCGCGTCTACGGCGACCCTGCGGCACCGGGCCGGCTCGTGTTCCTGCACGGGCTGCGCGGTGACCACCACGGGCTGGAGCCGATCGTCGCCCATCTCGTGAAAGAGTGCCCTGACCTGCAGGTATGGGTCCCCGACCTGCCCGGCTTCGGCGCGTCGGCACCCCTCGCGGACGGCGTGCACGACGTCGCCGGCTACGCCGCGTGGACCGCCGAGCTGCTGTCCGCCGTCGCGCCGGAGGGGGACGCCGTGCTGGCGGGCCACTCCTTCGGGTCGATCGTCGCCTCGGCCACCGTGGCGGCGCCGGCCGGGCCCGCCGAACCCACCGCGGAGGGGCGTCGGGCGCCGCTCGTGCGGGGTCTCGTGCTGGTCAACCCCATCGCGACGGCCGCGCTGGACGGTCCGCGGCGGGCGATGAGCGCCGTCACCGTGGGGGTGCACCGGCTGGCCGCAGCGCTGCCGGAGCGGGTGGGTACCGGACTGCTGCGTCACCCGCTGTTCACCCGGGTGGCGAGCGTCGCGATGGTCACCTCGGACGACCGGACCCTGCGCCGCTGGATCCACGCGGAGCACGACCGGTACTTCTCCGGGTTCGCCGACCGGCGCACCCTGCTGGAGGCCTTCCACGCCTCGGTGGGGACCGACGTCTCGGCCTACGCGGGGCGCATCGGCGTGCCGACGCTGCTGGTCGCCTCCGAGAACGACGACGTCGCGCCGCTGCCCTCGCAGCGGGTGCTGGAGGGCCTGCTCGCCGACGCGCGGCTCGCCGTCGTCCCGCGGATCGGGCACCTGGCGCACTACGAGGCGCCGGACGTCGTGGCCCGGGAGACGGCCGCATTTCTCGCCGGTCTCCAGGCCACCGGAGAGCGGGATGAACAGTGA